Below is a window of Edaphobacter dinghuensis DNA.
CCTCACGATCCACGTCGCCAGCCCGACCAGGCCGCCTAAGATGCTCTGGTGCGGATGCTGATGATGCACCGTCGCAATCACATTACCGTAAGACCCGCCGAAGTTAAGCACGATGAGCACAGTGGCAATGATGTAGTACATCAGCGCCTGGCTCGTCGGCTGTATCCGCTTAGCCCAGGAAGCAATGACTAGGTTCCAGACAACAACGAAGAGGCCACAGGTAAGAAAACCAAGCAGAAGCTCAAGTCCCCAATTAAGGTTCGGCGCATCCTGATACGTGCCGGCAGCAGGCTGCGCATAGGCAGCCGCAGATGGCTGCGCGTACGGGGTTGAAGAGGAATAACCCGGCGCCGCTCCTGAAGACGATGTTCCCAGAATCTGCGAGACCGGCACCCACTCCGTCATCTCCTCGCTCTTGGCCAGGTCGGTATACAGAATGTGATTGGAGGCGACATAGCGCTGAAGATCTTCAAGAGTGTAGGGGCCATACATCTGGCCGTTGCGTGACACCTGGTATTGCATACTGGCGCTCCTGTCGATAACGAATGCTACGCACAAATCCGTAGAGTGATGAAAACACGGAGCGCGCTTCTGCACAATACGATTTCCCCGCAAGGATGGTTCGCTGAACTTCTCAAAAATTGCGAAAGACGAGTTCCTTGAATGAAATAGTTTCCAAACCCTATCCCAACCCTGTATAAATCTGCTGAACAGTATTTGGCTGCGGATACCGCCGCCACACCTGAAAGACGGGACGATTCATGAAGAAGATGTTTGTAACCGCACTGGCCTCGCTGATCTCGATCAGCGCTCTGGCCCAGCAGCCCTGGCAAAAGATACAGATGCCGACAGCGGCCAGCGTGCAACAGTC
It encodes the following:
- a CDS encoding DUF4339 domain-containing protein, with product MQYQVSRNGQMYGPYTLEDLQRYVASNHILYTDLAKSEEMTEWVPVSQILGTSSSGAAPGYSSSTPYAQPSAAAYAQPAAGTYQDAPNLNWGLELLLGFLTCGLFVVVWNLVIASWAKRIQPTSQALMYYIIATVLIVLNFGGSYGNVIATVHHQHPHQSILGGLVGLATWIVRLIARFSLRDTLEKHYNVAEPFGLRLSAVMTFFFGGIYFQYKLNRINEMKETLRYRNAVR